The sequence below is a genomic window from Acidobacteriota bacterium.
CGGTCAGGACATCCCGGACCAATGGGTTGCCGGTGGCAGCCTGACCAACGTTGCCGGTGAGCTGCGGGCCAACGCTGCTCGGCTCGCCTTCAGCTTGCAGCGGCAGGCGGACGGCGGACTTTTCTGAGAAAACCAATGCCGGTTCGCCTCGTGGTGCATTTTCCGGAGCGGCCTCCGGCTTCCTTTGCCCTCGACGAGGAGCTCTCCCGCGTCGTGGTAGGGCGGGATCCAAGCTGCGAGGTCGTGCTCGAGGACCATCGAGTCTCTCGCCGCCATGCCCGCCTGCAGCGGGGAGACACCGGCTGGTCCGTGGAGGATTTGGGGAGCAAGAACGGAACCCTCCTGGAGGGCCTTCCGGCGTCCGGGGGCGGTGTCGATTCCGGCAGCTGGATCAGCTTCGGAGGCCTGCTGGCCCAATTCGAGGTGATCTCGCCGGAACAGGTGGAGGCCGACGCCCGGCGCACCTTCGACCGCTGGCAGACCTCGCTGAGCCTGCAGACGCGCTTCGATCCCGGCGCCGGTTTGGAATCTCTGCTGGAGCAGGTGCTGCGCTCGGTGTTGGAAGTGTCGATGGCGGAGCGGGGCTTTGTTCTGCTCACCCTGCCGGAGGGCGGCCTGGACCTGGCGGCCTCGGTCGGGGTAGCGGCGGACGAGCTTCTCGGACCGACCTTCGACGGTAGTGCCGGCGCCGTGCAACGGACCCTCGACACCGGCCGGCCGACGGCGCTGGGAGACGTCAGTCTCGACACCTTCCTCGGCGGGCGGGCCAGCGTGGTGGAGAGCGAGGTGCGGGCGCTGGTCTGCCTTCCGCTCAAGGTGTTGGATCGGCTGGTCGGGGTGGTTTACGCCGACAGCCGGGAGCTGGGGCAGAGCTTTTCCGATCTCGATCTGGAGATCCTCACCGCTCTAGCGTCCCACGCCGGGCTGGCGGTGGCGGTGGCGCAGATCCACCGCGAGGTGGCCGGAGTTCGGCAGGTGATGCCGCCGGGAGAGACCCTGGCAGGGCTGCCGGCGGTCTGGGAGCGCTCAGTGCCGCAATATCGCTCGTCTCCCGCCTCCGATTGGCGCTCCTCTCTTCCCACCCCCGAAGCCGCAGGCCTCGAGAGTGCGAGCCTCGACGACACTGGAGCCAGAGGATGAGCCAAGATCCCAAGGATCCTCATCCGCCGCCCCCCGCCTCGGACGCCACTCTCACCAGCGCTGACCCGACACTGCTGGCGCCCCACTCTCTTTTCGCCGGCCGCTACCGCATCGTCGGGTTGTTGGGCGTGGGCGGCATGGGAATGGTTTACCGGGCGCTGGACGAGCGCCTGGATATCCCCGTAGCTCTCAAGCTGCTGCGGCCGGACCGCGCCGGTAACGAGAAGCTCCGCGCCCGCTTCCGTCAGGAGCTGATCCTGGCGCGCCAGGTCTCCCATCGCAATGTGGTGCGCATCCACGACCTGGGAGAGGTCGGGGAGATTTACTTCCTGACCATGGACTTCGTCGAGGGGCAATCCCTGAAGGAGATTCTGGAGTCCAGCGGAAGGTTGGATCCGGCGGAGGCGGTGGACATCGGTCGTCAGCTCGCCCGCGGGTTGAACGCCGCCCATCGGGAAGGGGTGGTGCATCGGGATCTCAAGCCCGGCAACATCCTGGTCTCTCCCGCCGGGCGTGCCTACATCACCGACTTCGGCATCGCCAGCTCCGCCAGCGCCGCCGGTCTCACCGTCACCGGCAGCATCATCGGGACTCCGGACTATCTCTCCCCGGAGCAAGCCCGGGGTGAGAAGGCGGATCATCGGGCGGATCTCTATGCCTTGGGCTTGATTCTCTACGAAATGC
It includes:
- a CDS encoding FHA domain-containing protein; translated protein: MPVRLVVHFPERPPASFALDEELSRVVVGRDPSCEVVLEDHRVSRRHARLQRGDTGWSVEDLGSKNGTLLEGLPASGGGVDSGSWISFGGLLAQFEVISPEQVEADARRTFDRWQTSLSLQTRFDPGAGLESLLEQVLRSVLEVSMAERGFVLLTLPEGGLDLAASVGVAADELLGPTFDGSAGAVQRTLDTGRPTALGDVSLDTFLGGRASVVESEVRALVCLPLKVLDRLVGVVYADSRELGQSFSDLDLEILTALASHAGLAVAVAQIHREVAGVRQVMPPGETLAGLPAVWERSVPQYRSSPASDWRSSLPTPEAAGLESASLDDTGARG